In Theropithecus gelada isolate Dixy chromosome 13, Tgel_1.0, whole genome shotgun sequence, one DNA window encodes the following:
- the FIGLA gene encoding factor in the germline alpha, with amino-acid sequence MDPAPGALDPRAAPPALLCAPQAEVLEDVLREQFGPLPQLAAVCRLKRLPSGGYSSTENLQLVLERRRVANAKERERIKNLNRGFAKLKALVPFLPQSRKPSKVDILKGATEYIQVLSDLLGGAKDSKKQDPDEQSYSNNTSEPHISSARELSRNVTQRISCAFGLKNEEEGPWADGGSGEPVHTCRQGVMSTTEVISPTRSLDRFPEVELLNHRLPQV; translated from the exons ATGGACCCAGCGCCCGGCGCTCTAGATCCCCGCGCCGCGCCACCCGCGCTCCTGTGCGCCCCGCAAGCCGAGGTGCTAGAAGACGTGTTGCGGGAGCAGTTCGGGCCGCTGCCCCAGCTGGCCGCTGTCTGCCGGCTCAAGCGGCTGCCCTCAGGCGGCTACTCGTCTACCGAAAACCTCCAGTTGGTGCTGGAGCGGCGGCGTGTGGCCAACGCCAAGGAGCGTGAGCGG atAAAAAATCTCAACCGTGGTTTTGCCAAATTGAAGGCACTTGTGCCGTTTCTTCCCCAAAGCAGGAAGCCCAGCAAAGTTGATATCCTCAAAGGTGCAACTGAATATATCCAGGTTCTCAGTGATCTTTTGGGAGGAGCCAAAGACTCAAAG AAACAAGACCCAGATGAGCAGAGCTACAGTAACAACACTTCTGAACCACATATATCCTCGGCTAGAGAGCTATCAAGAAACGTCACCCAACGTATCAGCTGTGCTTTCGGCTTGAAGAATGAAGAGGAAGGGCCTTGGGCAGATGGTGGCAGTGGTGAGCCGGTGCATACTTGTCGCCAGGGTGTGATGTCTACGACTGAAGTTATCTCCCCAACCAGAAGTCTG